A genomic segment from Salvia splendens isolate huo1 chromosome 13, SspV2, whole genome shotgun sequence encodes:
- the LOC121762722 gene encoding MLO-like protein 10, whose translation MAGEAEKERDLQHTATWAVAAVCAVIILISIVLEKLLHKAGTWLTDRHKKALYEALEKVKAELMILGFISLTLVFSQYYIAEICIPHAAADIMLPCKAVKTDKEEEESHRRRLSLQRRVLAGKSSDKCAEKGRVPLMTVDGLHQVHILIFFLAVFHVSYSAITMALGRLKIRGWKGWEQETSTHDYEFSNDPSRFRLTHETSFVRAHTSFWTRIPLFFYIGCFFRQFFRSVSRSDYLTLRNGFISVHLAPGSKFNFQKYIKRSLEDDFKTVVGVSPVLWGSFVVFLLLNVHGWQALFWASLIPVIIILAVGTKLQAILTKMALEITERHAVVQGIPLVQGSDKYFWFGRPRLVLHLIHFTLFQNAFQVTYFLWIWYEFGIDSCIHDNLGLVIAKMGVGVAVLCLCSYITLPLYALIAQMGSNMKKTIFDEQMSNALKKWHMAVKKKQGRGGNTPTRNLGGNASPTSSMGSPFHPTGTMLQRFKTTGHSTRGFSYEEHDASDLEEPSTPPPPTASLIIRSNDPLDHDHDNDGHHLDDDHDGDFALNGQETRNEDDFSFVRPTPTQQ comes from the exons ATGGCTGGAGAGgccgaaaaagagagagatctTCAGCATACAGCAACATGGGCAGTTGCTGCTGTTTGTGCTGTCATTATACTCATCTCTATTGTCCTTGAAAAGCTCCTCCACAAAGCCGGAACA TGGTTAACAGATAGGCATAAGAAAGCTCTCTATGAGGCGTTGGAGAAGGTCAAAGCTG AGTTGATGATTCTTGGCTTCATCTCTCTAACCCTTGTATTCAGTCAATATTACATTGCTGAAATCTGCATACCTCACGCTGCTGCTGATATCATGCTTCCTTGCAAAGCGGTTAAGACTGataaggaagaagaagagagccATCGCAGGCGTTTGTCACTTCAACGCCGCGTTTTAGCTGGCAAATCTTCTGATAAATGTGCTGAG AAGGGGCGTGTACCGCTTATGACGGTGGATGGACTGCATCAAGTTCATATTCTTATATTCTTTTTAGCTGTCTTTCATGTGAGCTACAGTGCCATCACTATGGCCCTCGGAAGACTTAAG ATTCGTGGCTGGAAAGGATGGGAGCAGGAGACTTCTACCCACGACTATGAGTTTTCTAATG ATCCTTCAAGATTCAGGCTTACTCACGAGACGTCTTTTGTGAGAGCACACACTAGTTTCTGGACCCGAATACCTCTGTTTTTCTACATT GGATGCTTTTTCCGACAGTTCTTTAGGTCTGTTAGCAGATCTGATTACTTGACTTTACGCAATGGGTTCATTTCT GTTCATTTGGCCCCTGGAAGCAAATTCAACTTCCAAAAATACATCAAAAGGTCATTAGAAGATGATTTTAAGACTGTTGTTGGAGTAAG TCCAGTTTTGTGGGGATCATTCGTTGTGTTCTTGCTCCTAAATGTTCATG GGTGGCAAGCACTGTTTTGGGCATCCTTAATTCCCGTGATT ATAATCTTAGCTGTCGGCACAAAGCTACAAGctattttgacaaaaatggCCCTTGAGATAACAGAGAGACATGCGGTAGTCCAGGGCATACCTCTTGTTCAAGGCTCCGACAAATATTTTTGGTTCGGTCGGCCCCGGTTGGTGCTGCATCTCATACATTTTACACTATTTCAG AATGCGTTCCAAGTGACATACTTCTTGTGGATTTGG TACGAGTTTGGGATTGATTCTTGCATCCATGACAATCTCGGACTTGTGATTGCCAAGATGGGTGTAGG GGTGGCAGTCCTATGTTTGTGCAGCTACATCACACTTCCACTTTATGCCCTCATTGCTCAG ATGGGATCTAACATGAAGAAAACCATCTTTGATGAACAAATGTCCAATGCCCTCAAGAAGTGGCATATGGCGGTGAAGAAGAAGCAAGGGCGGGGAGGAAACACCCCTACGCGAAACTTAGGTGGGAATGCGAGTCCAACGTCTTCCATGGGATCACCTTTCCACCCCACGGGCACGATGCTTCAGCGATTCAAGACCACTGGCCACTCAACTCGGGGATTTAGTTATGAAGAGCATGATGCATCTGATCTCGAGGAACCATCCACACCTCCACCACCCACGGCCAGCTTAATCATACGGTCAAATGATCCTTTGGATCACGACCACGACAATGATGGACACCATCTTGATGATGACCATGATGGGGATTTTGCTCTGAATGGACAAGAAACGAGGAATGAAGATGACTTCTCGTTCGTGCGGCCCACACCCACCCAACAGTAA